One window from the genome of Armatimonadota bacterium encodes:
- a CDS encoding Gfo/Idh/MocA family oxidoreductase, translating to MIRIGVVNIDTSHPLAFSAYFRQGDRARYAAVYNDSFRGDEEVEAFIRNHGLDKRCATIEELADSVDVGFIQGVNWDKHVEQAQPFIDRGKPVFIDKPIVGNIADCGKVEALAAAGAVILGSSSLRYVKETTDFLAIPVEERGEIVNVYATSGVNDFDYAIHAAETIGGLLGPGAVSVTCCGCGEVGGARSETYFVRLDSGQSAVYNLCIGVWQPFEVVITTTKSTYQYCVDTGIIYHPMLDLVCDAVKTGAPFIVPVPDITESVKILLAGRISRERGGATVALAEIPDDDPGFDGAAFQDHYAAKTTKMYLR from the coding sequence ATGATTCGCATCGGCGTAGTGAATATCGACACGTCCCACCCGCTGGCGTTCAGCGCCTACTTCCGGCAGGGCGATCGCGCCCGGTACGCCGCCGTCTACAACGACTCCTTCCGCGGCGACGAGGAGGTCGAGGCGTTCATCCGGAACCACGGCCTCGACAAGCGCTGCGCCACCATCGAGGAACTCGCCGACTCGGTGGACGTCGGCTTCATCCAGGGCGTCAACTGGGACAAGCACGTCGAACAGGCCCAGCCGTTCATCGACCGCGGCAAGCCGGTCTTCATCGACAAGCCCATCGTCGGCAATATTGCCGACTGCGGGAAGGTCGAAGCGCTCGCCGCCGCCGGCGCGGTGATACTCGGCAGTTCCTCACTGCGATACGTGAAGGAAACCACGGATTTCCTGGCTATCCCGGTTGAGGAGCGCGGCGAGATCGTCAACGTATACGCCACATCCGGCGTGAACGACTTCGACTACGCGATCCACGCGGCGGAAACCATCGGCGGCCTGCTGGGACCGGGCGCGGTATCTGTAACCTGTTGCGGATGCGGCGAGGTCGGCGGCGCGCGCTCGGAGACCTACTTCGTGCGCCTCGACTCCGGCCAGAGCGCGGTCTACAACCTCTGCATCGGTGTGTGGCAGCCGTTCGAAGTCGTTATCACAACCACCAAATCGACATACCAGTACTGCGTGGACACGGGCATCATCTACCACCCGATGCTCGACCTCGTATGCGATGCCGTCAAAACCGGCGCGCCGTTCATCGTCCCGGTCCCGGACATAACGGAAAGCGTCAAGATCCTCCTCGCCGGCCGCATCTCCCGCGAGAGGGGCGGCGCCACGGTAGCGCTCGCGGAAATCCCCGACGACGATCCCGGCTTCGACGGCGCCGCCTTCCAGGACCACTACGCCGCCAAAACCACGAAAATGTACCTGCGATAG
- a CDS encoding polysaccharide deacetylase family protein: MKRLIVPLIALLIVGGVAAYLYYGPSLNRTPIVVHPPRLKAPSKPEVAELPASDRVWTAGKDEIPVIMYHDVVPRKQVWFDLTTRAFEEQMQAIKDAGANVVPLSDVVEHLKSGKLLPPRPIALTFDDNTVGIYENAFPILRKFGFHSTQFVHTGKVGVKTEKGHCTWDQLREMQDSGLVEIGSHTVDHPADLRILTPDEVRRQLTDSKASIEKEMGKPCRYFAYTEGNGDEQTAQMVADAGYEAAWGEARAWDAAPADRLFLARFAPFRLEDILARWKGEDARPATLPAGTTVKIPTAAKVHTESPDGLPITLTNEVWAGIIPNPDNPDDLGGIIVPDMLFNATLAGKAPPERQWEWTGRPLVIGNPDHAYIVAYQPWIGVSPDGIKVLWPETSFAVVGSEQILHEGAPVEAAVWQRGRRLATFIGWKTDGTPVLGKTNHLCRREALISALQALGVKEAVLLGR; this comes from the coding sequence GTGAAGCGTCTGATCGTACCCCTGATAGCCCTGCTTATCGTTGGCGGAGTGGCCGCATACCTCTATTACGGCCCGAGCCTGAACCGGACGCCCATCGTCGTCCACCCGCCACGGCTCAAAGCGCCGTCAAAGCCCGAAGTGGCGGAACTGCCCGCATCGGATCGCGTGTGGACCGCCGGCAAGGACGAGATACCCGTCATCATGTATCACGATGTCGTCCCGCGCAAGCAGGTCTGGTTCGACCTGACGACCCGTGCGTTCGAAGAACAGATGCAGGCGATCAAGGACGCGGGCGCCAACGTGGTCCCGCTCTCGGACGTGGTCGAGCACTTGAAATCCGGCAAGCTCCTCCCTCCCAGGCCCATCGCACTCACGTTCGACGACAACACCGTGGGCATCTACGAGAACGCCTTCCCGATCCTGCGCAAATTCGGTTTCCACTCCACCCAGTTCGTCCACACCGGCAAGGTCGGCGTGAAGACCGAGAAGGGGCATTGCACCTGGGACCAGCTCCGCGAGATGCAGGATTCTGGCCTCGTGGAAATCGGCTCTCACACGGTGGACCACCCCGCAGATCTCCGCATACTCACCCCGGACGAAGTCCGCAGGCAGTTGACCGATTCCAAAGCGTCCATCGAAAAGGAAATGGGCAAGCCGTGCCGCTATTTCGCCTACACCGAAGGAAACGGCGACGAGCAGACGGCGCAGATGGTCGCGGACGCCGGCTACGAGGCCGCCTGGGGCGAGGCGCGCGCGTGGGATGCCGCGCCCGCCGACCGCCTGTTCCTGGCCCGCTTCGCGCCGTTCCGCCTCGAGGATATCCTCGCCCGCTGGAAAGGCGAGGACGCCCGTCCCGCAACCCTGCCCGCCGGCACGACGGTGAAGATTCCCACCGCGGCCAAAGTCCACACGGAATCGCCGGACGGCCTGCCCATCACGCTCACGAACGAGGTCTGGGCCGGAATCATCCCCAATCCGGATAATCCCGACGATCTGGGCGGCATCATCGTGCCGGACATGCTGTTCAACGCGACGCTCGCCGGTAAGGCCCCGCCGGAGCGGCAGTGGGAGTGGACGGGGCGCCCCTTGGTGATCGGCAATCCGGACCACGCTTACATAGTCGCCTACCAGCCGTGGATCGGCGTCTCGCCGGATGGGATCAAGGTGCTGTGGCCGGAAACATCGTTCGCCGTGGTGGGTTCGGAGCAGATTCTGCACGAAGGCGCGCCCGTGGAGGCCGCCGTCTGGCAGCGCGGCAGGCGCCTCGCCACCTTCATCGGCTGGAAGACCGACGGCACGCCGGTCCTGGGCAAAACCAATCACCTCTGCCGCCGCGAGGCCCTGATCTCCGCGCTTCAAGCGCTGGGCGTGAAGGAAGCGGTCCTTCTGGGGCGGTAG
- a CDS encoding phosphodiester glycosidase family protein: protein MRPSVLRIFLPAAAVAVTLCGCHREKPAARPAPGVTPGPVATATTDPEVLAALQDHPIIKLAVSPAESGSIPVRRKRLYYVRGGTLTTVRSASRDMVSDMITRVGGVGGLNGTFFSDARVAGRGNKMIGPLLTGASHEYAPVDPSDAPRCVGRPLVILDGAQIAIVPYAMWMGDSEDALRRVLPGVTDAFLAGGWLVHNGEPETEESIRANCVADAMDFRRRAFVGIDTADRIVLGATDYSIDSRRLATALKKLDIREAVLLDSGFSTSLVWRDRILVSGHSRRDMPSRPVPHALIVIDSGVRGNPS from the coding sequence TTGCGACCATCGGTACTCAGAATCTTCCTTCCGGCGGCGGCCGTTGCGGTCACCCTGTGCGGCTGCCACCGCGAGAAGCCCGCCGCCCGACCGGCCCCCGGGGTAACGCCCGGCCCCGTCGCGACGGCGACCACCGATCCCGAGGTCCTGGCCGCGCTCCAGGACCACCCCATCATCAAGCTCGCCGTGTCCCCCGCGGAGAGCGGTTCCATCCCCGTTCGCCGGAAGCGGTTGTATTACGTCCGCGGCGGAACCCTCACCACGGTGCGCAGCGCATCACGCGATATGGTCTCGGATATGATCACCCGCGTGGGCGGCGTTGGCGGGCTGAACGGCACATTCTTCAGCGATGCGCGCGTCGCCGGCCGCGGAAACAAGATGATCGGCCCGCTTCTTACCGGAGCGAGCCACGAATACGCCCCGGTCGATCCCAGCGACGCGCCGCGCTGCGTGGGCCGCCCGCTGGTGATCCTGGACGGCGCGCAAATCGCCATTGTGCCCTACGCGATGTGGATGGGGGACTCCGAGGATGCGTTGCGCCGCGTGCTCCCCGGCGTGACGGACGCGTTCCTCGCGGGCGGCTGGCTCGTCCACAACGGCGAACCCGAAACCGAGGAATCCATTCGCGCGAACTGCGTTGCGGACGCGATGGATTTCCGCCGCCGCGCCTTCGTCGGCATCGACACGGCGGACCGCATCGTTCTGGGAGCCACGGACTACAGCATCGACAGCCGTCGCCTCGCAACGGCACTGAAGAAACTTGATATCCGCGAAGCCGTGCTGCTCGACTCCGGATTCAGCACATCGCTCGTCTGGAGAGACAGGATTCTGGTAAGCGGCCACAGCCGGCGCGACATGCCCAGCCGCCCCGTGCCGCACGCACTGATCGTGATCGACTCAGGTGTAAGAGGGAACCCATCGTGA
- a CDS encoding GntR family transcriptional regulator → MNSAFYPKRPPCDPANPMPRYQQLRDWLETQIRSGALSKGDKLPAEREWAPALGVSQMTLNHAIQGLVRDGFIIREVGRGTFIADLEKPVVPAHIGLVLHWRKDSDGGHYGASMLHGIYNLAATRPAKFSFAWGAEGADPPPEYYVDLAAEMGVDGLLLVMPPAYALPQILTLQETGLPFIVAGASWESYAIASVDFDNGTGAELAARHLLELGHRRIGIVNGATYLRSSMVRTARFQRVLEEAGIPASSSYEVTSSSFQMDAGATRRLKELSMSGDGPTAWFAAGYYLSMQTVEMMQSLGLHIPTDVSVVGFGDPYTAAYMNPPLTTVRHPIEALGELATTRLLDDVARGAQSSETDMLPVEFVIRESTAPPRK, encoded by the coding sequence ATGAACTCGGCTTTCTATCCCAAACGTCCGCCCTGCGATCCCGCGAACCCCATGCCGCGGTACCAGCAGCTGCGCGACTGGCTCGAAACGCAGATCCGGTCGGGGGCGCTCAGCAAGGGCGACAAACTCCCGGCTGAGCGGGAGTGGGCGCCCGCGTTGGGGGTCAGCCAGATGACGCTCAACCACGCCATCCAGGGTCTGGTCCGCGATGGGTTCATCATCCGCGAAGTGGGTCGCGGCACGTTTATCGCCGACCTCGAAAAGCCGGTGGTGCCGGCGCACATCGGCCTGGTGCTGCACTGGCGCAAGGATTCGGATGGCGGGCACTACGGCGCGTCGATGCTTCACGGGATCTACAACCTGGCGGCCACCCGGCCCGCCAAGTTCTCGTTTGCGTGGGGGGCGGAGGGCGCGGATCCACCGCCGGAGTACTATGTGGACCTGGCGGCGGAGATGGGTGTGGATGGTCTGCTGCTTGTGATGCCACCCGCTTACGCTCTGCCGCAAATCCTCACGTTGCAGGAGACCGGGCTTCCATTCATCGTGGCCGGCGCGTCATGGGAGTCCTACGCGATCGCGAGCGTGGACTTCGACAACGGGACCGGGGCGGAACTCGCGGCGCGCCACCTGCTGGAACTGGGCCACCGCCGGATCGGCATCGTGAACGGGGCCACGTACCTGCGCTCGTCCATGGTCCGCACGGCGCGTTTCCAGCGAGTGCTGGAAGAGGCGGGCATCCCGGCCTCATCCTCCTACGAGGTCACGTCTTCATCTTTCCAGATGGATGCCGGCGCAACCCGCCGGCTGAAGGAACTGTCGATGTCCGGCGATGGGCCCACCGCGTGGTTCGCCGCCGGCTATTACCTGTCCATGCAAACCGTGGAAATGATGCAGAGCCTCGGCCTGCACATCCCCACGGACGTGTCTGTGGTGGGGTTTGGCGACCCATACACAGCCGCTTACATGAACCCACCGCTCACGACTGTGCGGCACCCCATCGAGGCGTTAGGAGAGTTGGCAACCACGCGCCTGCTGGACGATGTGGCCCGCGGCGCACAATCGAGCGAAACCGACATGCTGCCCGTGGAATTCGTGATTCGCGAGTCCACGGCCCCACCTCGGAAATGA